Proteins from one Hoplias malabaricus isolate fHopMal1 chromosome 2, fHopMal1.hap1, whole genome shotgun sequence genomic window:
- the nup88 gene encoding nucleoporin 88, with protein MGVLTQRDATPRSNMASRSGDRWREGLPEHEMIKKLRERLHLEPRGTSRRIAKNLSFCLNGDFFIWDNVESVFYTTNLRQMNSEEALDSKYQTLLCINPPLFEVCQVLLSPTQYHVALIGQRGATVLELPQRWGKKSEFEGGRHQINCRTIPVAERFFTSSTSVTLRQAAWYPSETEDPHLALLTSDNTIRFYNLKEPQTPARVLPVSQSEEDTTIHSRGPSYAASLGEIAVAFDFGPLVDAPRQLTTQREKGDLLVYPLYILYENGETFLSYTSLTHTNLGKLLGPLPMYPAAEDNYGYDACAILCLPCVPNILVIATETGMLYHCVVLEAEEEDDGGAVERWSRGSESVPSLYVFECVELELTLKLPPREEEDLVESDFTCPIRLHRDPLCQHRYHCTHEAGVHSVGLTWFNKLHKFLQSDEEDKDSLQELAAEQRCIVEHILCTRPLASSLPAPVWGFWIVSDLSLGATMICITSSYECLLLPLLSSIRPPSPPLLCSRVGTGEGSGSSPLRGLADDSFEQHIRNIMARSSTNPLMLRAGDKDSSSPTPECLQLLSRATQVFREEYILKLDLAREEMQRRVKLLTGQKNKQLEDLALCREDRKSLREAAERLADKYEDAKYRQEAIMNRMKQVLGSLRSQLPVLSDSEKDMKKELQTISDQLRHLDNSITQVNMKKEYQKKQMDKGPSPARASITLNANQKKCIQGVLKEQSEHIADMMKQIKDIKNHFSF; from the exons ATGGGCGTTTTGACACAACG TGACGCAACACCGAGAAGCAACATGGCGTCGCGGTCGGGGGATCGCTGGAGAGAGGGGCTTCCAGAACatgaaatgattaaaaaacTCCGTGAAAGACTCCACCTGGAGCCACGGGGAACGAGCCGGAGGATAGCGAAGAACCTCAGCTTCTGTCTGAACGGAGATTTTTTCATTTGGGACAATGTGGAGAGTGTGTTTTATACAACAAACCTCCGGCAGATGAACTCCGAGGAGGCGCTGGACTCTAAATACCAG ACTTTGCTGTGCATCAACCCACCCCTGTTTGAAGTGTGTCAGGTGCTGCTCAGTCCTACTCAGTATCATGTGGCTCTCATTGGTCAGCGTGGAGCCACAGTGCTGGAGTTGCCCCAACGATGGGGCAAAAAATCAGAGTTTGAAGGTGGACGCCATCAAATAAACTGCAG GACAATTCCTGTAGCTGAGCGCTTCTTCACCAGTTCAACCTCTGTCACTCTGCGGCAGGCTGCGTGGTACCCCAGCGAGACGGAAGATCCCCATCTGGCGCTTCTTACCTCAGACAACACCATCAG ATTCTACAACCTTAAGGAGCCCCAGACTCCAGCTAGAGTGCTGCCTGTGTCTCAGTCAGAGGAGGACACCACCATCCACTCAAGAGG ACCCTCCTATGCAGCATCTCTGGGTGAGATCGCTGTGGCATTTGACTTCGGCCCACTTGTGGATGCCCCCCGCCAACTGACCACCCAGCGGGAGAAGGGCGACCTGCTGGTTTACCCCTTATACATCCTCTATGAGAACGGAGAGACCTTTCTAAGCTATACGTCCCTTACACACAC tAATCTGGGAAAGCTGCTGGGTCCCCTGCCCATGTATCCTGCTGCTGAGGACAACTATGGCTACGACGCCTGTGCTATACTTTGTCTGCCCTGTGTGCCCAACATCCTTGTCATCGCCACTGAAACTGGGATGCTGTATCACTGTGTGGTGCTGGAGGCTGAGGAGGAAGATGATGGTGGA GCAGTGGAGAGGTGGTCCAGGGGCTCAGAATCTGTGCCATCACTctatgtgtttgagtgtgtggagCTGGAGCTCACACTCAAGTTGCCACCCAGAGAAGAGGAGGACCTAGTAGAATCAGACTTCACTTGTCCAATCAGGTTACACAGAG ATCCTCTGTGTCAGCACAGATACCACTGCACACATGAGGCAGGGGTTCACAGCGTGGGACTAACGTGGTTCAACAAACTCCACAAATTCCTGCAATCAG ATGAGGAGGACAAGGACAGTCTACAGGAACTGGCAGCTGAACAGCGTTGTATAGTAGAACACATCCTTTGTACCAGACCCCTCGCCAGCAG tttaCCAGCTCCAGTGTGGGGTTTCTGGATAGTGTCTGATCTCTCTTTGGGTGCCACCATGATCTGCATCACCAGCTCTTACGAATGTCTCCTGCTCCCTCTGCT AAGTTCTATTCGTCCCCCTTCTCCTCCTCTGTTGTGTTCCCGTGTGGGGACAGGCGAGGGGTCGGGAAGCTCCCCTTTGCGAGGACTGGCAGATGACTCGTTCGAGCAGCATATCCGAAACATTATGGCTCGCAGCTCTACCAATCCGCTGATGTTGAG GGCAGGGGATAAAGACTCATCCTCCCCTACTCCAGAGTGTCTGCAGCTGCTGAGCCGAGCCACGCAGGTTTTCCGTGAAGAATACATCCTCAAGTTGGACTTGGCCCGAGAAGAAATGCAGAGAAG GGTCAAACTGCTCACAGGTCAGAAGAACAAGCAGCTGGAGGACTTGGCGCTGTGCAGAGAAGATAG AAAGAGCCTGAGGGAGGCAGCAGAGCGGTTGGCTGACAAGTACGAAGACGCCAAATATCGACAGGAAGCCATTATGAACAG GATGAAGCAAGTACTGGGCAGTCTGCGCAGTCAGCTTCCTGTGCTGTCTGACAGTGAGAAGGACATGAAGAAAGAGCTCCAAACCATAAGTGACCAACTCCGCCACCTAGACAACTCCATCACACAG